One genomic segment of Nocardia spumae includes these proteins:
- a CDS encoding MCE family protein — protein MRARIPRPRVPKMFGFLRNRYLRLGLIASATVLVLLLGSSALTQARLGDKTIHAEFAQAAGLRPGATVDVSGIEVGAVRSVRLDGAKVVVDLKVRRDLRLGPDARAAVKMSTILGRLHIDLVPGNGKGLPDNRIRLDHTSVPYNLSKVIQDPQYKASFERIERIDPRKLRQALDTMDQQMGDSPQLAVQALDSIGSLAKVVNDRRDEVDALLKGMDQVSQLVADNQNSVLMLLTRGEAIGQAVQRRQQLLKNLLDNVAALSKLLQDMGLENNNQFGPMIRDLNTMSEGLEKNKTNLDRLYEIMPVTLRQFNNVLGNGPYGDVYVPWGLFPDNWICFAQVVQGCK, from the coding sequence ATGAGGGCGAGAATTCCCCGGCCGCGGGTCCCGAAGATGTTCGGATTCCTGCGCAACCGGTACCTGCGCCTGGGCCTGATCGCCTCGGCGACCGTGCTCGTTCTGCTCCTCGGATCCAGTGCCCTCACCCAGGCGCGGCTGGGGGACAAGACGATTCACGCCGAATTCGCCCAGGCCGCCGGGTTGCGCCCCGGTGCGACCGTGGACGTCTCCGGGATCGAGGTCGGTGCGGTGCGGTCCGTGCGGCTCGACGGCGCCAAGGTGGTCGTGGATCTGAAGGTGCGCCGCGACCTGCGGCTGGGGCCCGACGCCCGTGCCGCGGTCAAGATGTCGACCATCCTGGGCCGGCTGCACATCGACCTGGTCCCGGGTAATGGGAAGGGTCTGCCGGACAACCGGATCCGGCTCGACCACACCAGCGTTCCCTACAACCTGAGCAAGGTGATCCAGGACCCGCAGTACAAGGCGTCGTTCGAAAGGATCGAGCGGATCGACCCGCGGAAGTTGCGGCAGGCGCTGGACACGATGGATCAGCAGATGGGTGATTCGCCGCAGCTGGCGGTGCAGGCGCTCGACAGCATCGGTTCGCTGGCCAAGGTCGTCAACGATCGTCGCGACGAAGTCGACGCCTTGCTGAAAGGGATGGACCAGGTCTCGCAGCTGGTAGCCGACAACCAGAACAGTGTCCTGATGTTGCTCACCCGCGGTGAGGCCATCGGCCAGGCCGTGCAGCGGCGTCAGCAACTGCTGAAGAATCTGCTCGACAACGTCGCCGCGCTGTCGAAGTTGTTGCAGGACATGGGGTTGGAGAACAACAACCAGTTCGGCCCGATGATCCGGGATCTGAACACCATGTCGGAGGGACTGGAGAAGAACAAGACCAACCTCGACCGGCTGTACGAGATCATGCCGGTCACCTTGCGACAGTTCAACAACGTCCTCGGCAACGGCCCCTACGGCGATGTGTACGTGCCGTGGGGTCTGTTCCCGGACAACTGGATCTGCTTCGCGCAGGTCGTACAGGGGTGTAAGTGA
- a CDS encoding MCE family protein — protein MTQSHRRTARRGTALAAVATVTVFGVGGCGMTLENVPMPKPGIGGPGYTVHAAFTDVLNLPDHAHVRIGGTDIGTVTGIETTDFLADVRMQIRSDITLPRGTTAELRQATPLGDMSVAMTLPSAREAGPPLREGDTIGVDHTGTAASVEQLMMSVAMLVNGGGINQAAQITTQMNSMFAGRGPQLAHLLDEMTSVITALDQRTGDIDATLQGLNTLTGELARRKTELGAAADTFPALLGLVNENNQRIVDLTTKVSTTMAALGDFTDTTGPQFLSLFDSIQKLMSGFTEMGGNLTEALNGLNDIYPPLMASLRGSGLAVMPVVSYLSIGALSDPHGSRLPEIGDVPAFIGSLTQVFEKVFGRLVSPPRPVPGAAPPTVEQPGSPGTPTEPAQQGGDR, from the coding sequence ATGACACAGTCCCATCGCAGAACAGCGCGCCGCGGTACCGCTCTCGCGGCCGTCGCGACCGTCACCGTGTTCGGTGTCGGCGGTTGCGGGATGACGCTGGAGAATGTCCCGATGCCCAAGCCGGGCATCGGAGGCCCCGGCTATACCGTGCACGCGGCATTCACCGATGTGCTCAATCTGCCCGACCACGCGCACGTGCGGATCGGCGGTACGGATATCGGCACCGTGACCGGGATCGAGACCACCGATTTCCTCGCCGATGTGCGGATGCAGATCCGGTCCGACATCACGCTGCCGCGCGGGACCACCGCGGAATTGCGCCAGGCGACGCCCCTGGGCGACATGTCGGTGGCGATGACACTGCCGTCCGCGCGGGAGGCGGGGCCACCACTGCGGGAGGGTGACACCATCGGCGTCGACCACACCGGCACCGCCGCCTCGGTGGAGCAGTTGATGATGTCGGTGGCCATGCTGGTCAACGGCGGCGGCATCAATCAGGCCGCGCAGATCACGACCCAGATGAATTCCATGTTCGCCGGGCGGGGGCCGCAATTGGCGCATCTGCTCGACGAGATGACGAGTGTGATCACCGCGCTCGATCAGCGCACCGGCGATATCGACGCCACCCTGCAGGGACTGAACACCCTGACCGGTGAATTGGCCCGGCGCAAAACGGAACTCGGTGCGGCGGCGGACACCTTCCCGGCGCTGCTGGGACTGGTCAACGAGAACAATCAGCGCATCGTGGATCTGACCACCAAGGTCTCGACCACCATGGCCGCGCTGGGCGACTTCACCGATACGACCGGCCCGCAGTTCCTGAGCCTGTTCGACAGCATCCAGAAACTCATGTCGGGATTCACCGAGATGGGCGGCAACCTCACCGAAGCGCTCAACGGGCTCAACGACATCTATCCGCCGCTGATGGCCAGCCTGCGTGGATCCGGCTTGGCCGTGATGCCGGTGGTGTCGTATCTGAGTATCGGCGCCCTGAGCGATCCACACGGCTCCCGGCTGCCCGAAATCGGTGATGTACCCGCCTTCATCGGCAGCCTGACACAGGTTTTCGAGAAGGTGTTCGGCCGGCTCGTCAGCCCGCCACGCCCGGTGCCGGGTGCGGCACCGCCGACCGTGGAGCAGCCCGGGTCTCCGGGTACGCCGACCGAACCCGCGCAGCAGGGCGGTGATCGATGA
- a CDS encoding TetR/AcrR family transcriptional regulator gives MSRAQDGRAKAAGPSTTHDAQRVIRRRPKNRRAQIASESAAAFGSLGYHGVSMEEIAARLGISSAALYRHYPSKYALFREELLRLAAAAVTAVTLPARAAERPAEEQLGMVIDAIVAETIGNRPTAALARWEARYLNPDDRVLFDERFSSAISTLRALIGGVRPELSRRDRLVRAVAVFSVVSSIGDHHAQLPAKALAVVLSEAAWSVVRADLPSADVAVPEPPPAAEIPQLFKHQVLIDKAVELFHERGYPNVSVEDIAAAADLSAASAVYRYYRSKDALLAAAFRRVADRMAAVIAPAVESSPSSSEALDTLIGLYVDGSFAERELTFVYYAEFGNVSTYERTVLRNIQRLVVAEWVELLVDSRPRLPRAQARILVHAGFGLVVGLGRLFGNDQRICPREHVVGLMATTLFGHPAP, from the coding sequence GTGAGCCGCGCACAGGACGGTCGGGCGAAGGCCGCGGGGCCGTCGACGACACATGACGCGCAGCGCGTGATCCGTCGTCGGCCCAAGAACCGCCGTGCGCAGATCGCCTCCGAATCGGCCGCCGCCTTCGGATCGCTGGGCTATCACGGCGTGAGCATGGAGGAGATCGCGGCGCGGCTCGGCATCTCCTCGGCCGCGCTGTACCGGCACTATCCGAGTAAGTACGCGCTGTTCCGGGAGGAGTTGCTGCGGCTGGCGGCGGCCGCGGTGACCGCGGTGACGTTGCCCGCGCGCGCCGCCGAGCGCCCGGCCGAGGAGCAGCTGGGCATGGTCATCGACGCGATCGTCGCCGAGACGATCGGCAATCGCCCGACAGCGGCGTTGGCACGGTGGGAGGCCCGATATCTGAATCCGGACGACCGAGTGCTCTTCGACGAGCGGTTCAGCAGCGCCATCTCCACGTTGCGCGCCCTGATCGGCGGTGTCCGGCCGGAGCTGTCCCGGCGGGACCGGCTGGTGCGCGCCGTCGCCGTGTTCAGTGTGGTCAGCAGCATCGGTGATCATCATGCCCAGCTGCCGGCGAAAGCGCTGGCGGTGGTGCTGAGCGAGGCCGCGTGGTCGGTGGTGCGGGCGGATCTGCCGAGTGCCGATGTCGCCGTGCCGGAGCCGCCACCGGCGGCCGAGATTCCCCAACTGTTCAAACATCAGGTCCTGATCGACAAGGCCGTCGAGTTGTTCCATGAACGCGGCTATCCCAATGTGAGCGTGGAGGATATCGCGGCGGCAGCGGACCTGTCGGCGGCCTCGGCGGTGTATCGCTACTACCGGAGCAAGGACGCTCTGCTGGCGGCGGCGTTCCGGCGGGTCGCCGATCGGATGGCGGCCGTGATCGCACCGGCGGTGGAATCGTCGCCATCCTCGTCGGAGGCGTTGGACACGCTGATCGGTCTCTATGTCGACGGCTCGTTCGCCGAACGGGAACTGACCTTCGTGTACTACGCGGAGTTCGGCAATGTGAGCACCTACGAACGCACGGTGCTGCGCAATATCCAGCGGCTGGTCGTGGCCGAATGGGTGGAGCTACTGGTGGATTCCCGGCCGCGGTTGCCCCGGGCGCAGGCGCGCATCCTGGTGCACGCCGGATTCGGGCTGGTGGTCGGGCTGGGGCGACTGTTCGGCAACGATCAGCGGATCTGCCCGCGCGAGCACGTGGTCGGATTGATGGCGACGACGCTGTTCGGTCACCCCGCTCCGTAG
- a CDS encoding MCE family protein, producing the protein MKLRALAVACLVAAAGSGCSVLPGSLGSAANQVLGDNMRISADFDNVAGLYAGNEVDVLGVPVGTVESVAAKGTYVQVVMKVDKAVKLPANAMAALVNPQLITNRHIELAPAYDGSGPTMADGAHIPLPRTRTPVELDRIMETFDQIGATLKGDSENGPMASRVLFPLLDGNGDKLRETLDALSGAFETTFANKDQISNTIVELNDVTQVIAQNDRTVRDFSGRITELITLLADQAPGLQAVLTQLDDFVANTATVVGQNKDQLAGALTRFVAISNQMRANARNLTEIVDVAPLMFQNLANATSYEHQALRLHGLLDKSVLDGEALSTFCERVMMRLDGCRTGRIADLGPDFGLTAALLGISGK; encoded by the coding sequence ATGAAACTGCGCGCACTGGCCGTGGCCTGCCTGGTCGCCGCCGCGGGCTCGGGGTGCTCGGTATTGCCGGGCTCGCTCGGCAGCGCCGCGAATCAGGTGCTCGGCGACAATATGCGCATCAGCGCCGATTTCGACAATGTGGCCGGACTCTATGCCGGAAACGAGGTCGATGTGCTGGGTGTCCCGGTCGGCACGGTCGAATCGGTGGCGGCCAAGGGCACCTATGTCCAGGTGGTCATGAAGGTCGACAAGGCGGTGAAGCTTCCCGCGAATGCCATGGCCGCCCTGGTGAATCCGCAGCTGATCACCAATCGCCACATCGAATTGGCGCCCGCCTACGACGGTTCCGGACCCACCATGGCCGACGGTGCCCATATTCCGCTGCCGCGCACCAGGACTCCGGTGGAGTTGGACCGGATCATGGAGACCTTCGACCAGATCGGAGCGACGCTGAAGGGCGACAGCGAAAACGGACCGATGGCCAGCCGGGTGCTGTTCCCGTTGCTCGACGGCAATGGCGACAAACTGCGGGAGACCCTGGACGCGTTGTCGGGGGCGTTCGAGACCACCTTCGCCAACAAGGACCAGATCTCCAACACCATCGTCGAACTCAACGACGTCACCCAGGTCATCGCTCAGAACGACCGCACCGTACGGGATTTCAGCGGGCGCATCACCGAGCTGATCACGTTGCTCGCCGATCAGGCGCCCGGTTTGCAGGCCGTACTCACCCAGCTCGACGATTTCGTCGCCAACACCGCGACGGTGGTGGGGCAGAACAAGGATCAGCTCGCCGGCGCGCTGACCCGTTTCGTCGCGATCAGTAACCAGATGCGCGCCAACGCTCGCAATCTCACCGAGATCGTCGACGTGGCACCGCTGATGTTCCAGAACCTGGCCAATGCCACCAGCTACGAACATCAGGCGTTGCGTCTGCACGGCCTGCTCGACAAATCCGTACTGGACGGAGAGGCATTGTCCACCTTCTGTGAGCGGGTGATGATGCGCCTGGACGGCTGCCGGACCGGCAGGATCGCCGATCTGGGGCCCGATTTCGGACTCACCGCCGCACTTCTGGGGATCAGCGGAAAATGA
- a CDS encoding MCE family protein yields MILDPSGRGATGRQLTLAGLAMLLVVAALLYLLALRYTGRFTEKVPIAAVLTSTGDGLPTHADVKFRGLVVGAVDSVDVVAKGEQQRARIALKPRIAETIPANVTARVIPNNLFGVTAIELVDNGPDTATLHSGSTIAEDAGAATIQLQTTLNVLRNVLSNIAPEKLGRVLATLSAALEPSARVPGSTVERLDNWLTQVHEIPDIGDLLGNLGRAATALSRSAPELVGVLSDSVTTARTLTERRSNLVALLTNAGGAVDSVNGLFARNPDSGKFLVTGLDDLFGGLARDPDAIPFTAANLNTALQRLKTTFHWGPKQQMVWAMDASLTPFQQYTAADCPHYGEEYGPRCGGATVPNEAPPQVYPPPQLPGWLPAAGPRPTPMPVAPAQQPLIPGLPALPGLPALPGLPGLPRIPGITAPADGAAPAGPAAVHPAALRGPAAVAAVVGGVPNLAQLLLLGPVLAGGYLTVRSTPEGVVAQ; encoded by the coding sequence GTGATTCTCGATCCCAGTGGCCGCGGCGCGACCGGACGTCAGCTCACGCTGGCCGGCCTCGCGATGCTGCTCGTGGTGGCCGCGCTGCTGTATCTGCTGGCCTTGCGCTACACCGGCCGTTTCACCGAGAAGGTTCCCATCGCGGCCGTCCTCACGAGTACCGGCGACGGCCTGCCCACACACGCCGACGTGAAGTTCCGCGGCTTGGTCGTGGGCGCGGTCGATTCGGTCGACGTGGTGGCCAAGGGTGAACAGCAGCGTGCCCGGATCGCGCTGAAACCGCGTATCGCGGAGACCATTCCGGCCAATGTCACCGCTCGCGTCATCCCGAACAACCTGTTCGGCGTGACCGCCATCGAGTTGGTCGACAACGGGCCCGATACCGCGACGTTGCACTCCGGCTCGACGATCGCCGAGGACGCCGGTGCGGCGACGATTCAACTGCAGACCACGTTGAATGTGCTGCGCAATGTGCTGAGCAATATCGCGCCGGAGAAGCTGGGCCGGGTGCTGGCGACGCTGTCGGCAGCGTTGGAACCCTCTGCCCGAGTGCCGGGCTCGACCGTGGAGCGCCTCGACAACTGGCTCACCCAGGTGCACGAGATCCCCGACATCGGTGATCTGCTGGGCAATCTGGGCCGCGCCGCGACCGCGCTGAGCCGGTCCGCGCCGGAATTGGTGGGGGTGCTGTCGGATTCGGTCACGACCGCCCGCACCCTGACCGAGCGCCGCTCGAATCTTGTTGCGCTGCTCACGAATGCGGGCGGCGCCGTCGACTCCGTGAACGGCCTGTTCGCGCGCAATCCCGATTCGGGCAAATTCCTCGTGACCGGTCTGGACGATCTGTTCGGCGGCCTGGCCAGGGATCCCGACGCGATCCCGTTCACCGCCGCCAATCTCAATACCGCGCTGCAGCGGTTGAAGACGACCTTCCATTGGGGGCCGAAGCAGCAGATGGTGTGGGCCATGGACGCCTCTCTCACCCCTTTTCAGCAGTACACGGCCGCGGATTGCCCGCACTACGGTGAGGAGTACGGTCCGCGCTGCGGCGGGGCGACGGTGCCGAACGAGGCTCCGCCCCAGGTGTATCCGCCGCCGCAGCTGCCGGGGTGGCTGCCCGCCGCGGGGCCCCGCCCTACCCCCATGCCCGTGGCGCCGGCGCAGCAGCCGCTGATTCCCGGTCTGCCCGCCCTTCCCGGACTTCCGGCCCTGCCGGGCCTGCCGGGCCTGCCCCGGATTCCCGGCATCACGGCGCCGGCCGACGGTGCGGCGCCGGCCGGTCCGGCCGCCGTCCACCCGGCGGCGCTGCGCGGTCCCGCCGCGGTGGCAGCGGTCGTGGGCGGCGTCCCGAATCTGGCGCAACTGCTACTGCTGGGTCCGGTGCTCGCGGGTGGCTATCTGACGGTTCGGTCCACGCCGGAAGGTGTTGTGGCACAATGA
- a CDS encoding MlaD family protein: MKSTKALIGFGFFAVVAIALTSTIYGTLQRSVPGSADRYSAVFSDVLGLRVGDDVRMAGVRVGRVDKIDFADEYKAGVEFSIRSNQHLTTTTKAMVRYQNLIGQRYIALAPGPEPGRPLPAGGRIPLEHTEPSFDVSALLSGFEPLFSVLQPDQVNSLSETLVQALQGNQVSLSTLITQAAQLAGTFGQRDKILGDVVSNLSSVMSGLAHRSNELETLITQTRSLMDGLYAQGEALKSSVDRVATSTDSLVGLVAQVKPGIAAAQSKATTGVALLLLNGAALDRAAVQLPNVLNRVAQFSGNGAYGNAYFCGLDVSLWGVLLPPGLFSQIGGNAHSEVCR, encoded by the coding sequence ATGAAATCGACGAAAGCGCTGATCGGATTCGGCTTCTTCGCCGTCGTCGCGATCGCGCTGACCTCCACGATCTACGGGACGCTGCAACGCTCGGTCCCCGGATCCGCCGATCGATATTCGGCGGTGTTCTCCGATGTGCTCGGACTGCGGGTCGGTGACGACGTGCGCATGGCCGGGGTCCGGGTCGGCCGCGTCGACAAGATCGACTTCGCCGACGAGTACAAGGCCGGAGTCGAGTTCAGCATTCGCAGCAATCAGCATCTGACAACGACCACCAAGGCAATGGTGCGGTACCAGAATCTGATCGGCCAGCGGTATATCGCGCTGGCCCCGGGGCCGGAGCCGGGACGGCCGCTGCCGGCCGGCGGGCGGATCCCACTCGAGCACACCGAGCCGTCGTTCGATGTCTCGGCATTGCTGTCCGGCTTCGAGCCGCTGTTCTCGGTCCTGCAGCCGGATCAGGTGAATTCGTTGTCCGAGACGCTCGTTCAAGCGCTGCAGGGCAACCAGGTCTCGCTGAGCACCCTGATCACCCAGGCCGCACAGCTGGCCGGAACCTTCGGGCAGCGAGACAAGATTCTCGGCGATGTGGTGTCGAATCTGAGCAGTGTGATGTCCGGCCTGGCCCATCGCAGCAATGAGCTGGAGACCCTGATCACCCAGACCCGATCGCTGATGGACGGTCTCTACGCACAGGGCGAGGCACTGAAGTCGTCGGTAGATCGGGTGGCCACCTCGACCGACTCGCTGGTCGGTTTGGTCGCCCAGGTCAAACCGGGCATCGCGGCGGCGCAGAGCAAGGCGACCACCGGTGTGGCGCTGCTGCTGCTCAACGGCGCGGCGCTGGACCGGGCGGCAGTGCAGTTGCCGAACGTGCTCAACCGGGTCGCCCAGTTCTCCGGTAACGGCGCGTACGGCAACGCGTACTTCTGTGGCCTCGATGTGTCGCTGTGGGGGGTACTGCTGCCCCCGGGCCTGTTCTCCCAGATCGGTGGTAACGCGCATTCGGAGGTGTGCCGATGA
- a CDS encoding MCE family protein — translation MNTPLWNWVVRRRVALANLSLIVVLVIGSGYLARYVLRFNPIPHTFSVTVQLATSGGILPGNDVTFRGTRVGQVADVRVSGDGIDAIAEIEDTARIPVGGTVHIGRLSAAGEQYLDFRPDADTGPYLSDGAVVERARTSVPIPVQNLLTDLSGFVGGMNPDRLTAIIDELDKALAGGPDRLRNMVSGISRAMAGLNDLLPQTRQLIENLQVIGETTSHAQPDLGTLTTAGSALFQQATAADAEIRRFLDQGPGQLATLGAVVARNQDPLTDLVTNFVAITKAAKLRQPAIEALFPALRQGIQALGVPAHDGAYHTLADFWPRPTCDYDTIPVSPTTIMTDTRVRLYNYCLTADPALQVRGSANAPRPNAPDNGSGPPPGVSGNELSRPVPSGPIPDN, via the coding sequence ATGAATACTCCCTTGTGGAATTGGGTGGTGCGCCGTCGGGTCGCCCTGGCCAACCTCAGCCTGATCGTCGTGCTGGTGATCGGCTCGGGCTATCTGGCTCGTTATGTGTTGCGGTTCAATCCGATTCCGCACACCTTCTCCGTCACCGTGCAGCTGGCCACCTCGGGCGGAATCCTGCCGGGTAACGACGTGACCTTCCGCGGGACCCGGGTGGGCCAGGTCGCCGACGTGCGCGTGTCCGGCGACGGCATCGACGCGATCGCCGAAATCGAGGACACCGCGCGGATTCCGGTCGGCGGTACGGTTCATATCGGCCGGCTGTCCGCGGCCGGCGAGCAATATCTCGACTTCCGCCCCGACGCCGACACCGGGCCCTACCTGTCCGACGGGGCCGTCGTCGAACGGGCGCGCACGAGTGTGCCGATTCCGGTCCAGAATCTGCTGACCGATCTGAGTGGCTTCGTCGGCGGGATGAATCCGGACCGGTTGACGGCGATCATCGACGAACTGGACAAGGCGCTGGCCGGTGGCCCGGACCGTTTGCGCAATATGGTCTCCGGGATCAGCCGGGCGATGGCGGGGCTGAACGATCTGCTGCCGCAGACGCGGCAGCTGATCGAGAACCTTCAGGTGATCGGGGAGACCACCTCGCATGCGCAACCCGACCTCGGCACCCTGACGACGGCCGGCAGCGCCCTGTTCCAGCAGGCCACCGCGGCCGATGCCGAGATCCGCAGATTCCTGGATCAGGGGCCCGGGCAGCTGGCGACGCTCGGTGCGGTGGTCGCGCGGAATCAGGATCCGCTGACCGATCTGGTCACTAATTTCGTCGCCATCACCAAGGCCGCGAAACTGCGTCAGCCGGCGATCGAGGCGCTGTTTCCCGCGCTGCGCCAGGGTATTCAGGCCCTCGGCGTACCCGCCCACGACGGCGCCTATCACACGCTGGCCGACTTCTGGCCACGCCCCACCTGTGACTACGACACGATCCCGGTCTCGCCTACCACGATCATGACCGACACCCGGGTGCGTCTCTACAACTACTGCCTGACCGCCGATCCGGCACTGCAGGTTCGTGGTTCGGCCAACGCGCCGCGTCCGAATGCCCCGGACAACGGGTCCGGCCCGCCGCCGGGGGTCTCCGGCAACGAACTGTCACGGCCCGTTCCGTCCGGCCCGATACCCGACAACTAG